From a single Diachasmimorpha longicaudata isolate KC_UGA_2023 chromosome 13, iyDiaLong2, whole genome shotgun sequence genomic region:
- the LOC135168762 gene encoding SH2B adapter protein 1 isoform X1: MSVYNVSAGNTGNAAGNNAVGTPEGADDWMEFCDRHARASASDFAKAFCTYVSLNLPESARATLSHRDFLRKFIDTFCEHFESEYLRRSASFTTHNPLFTTICVRNISLCTRVTSKQISRSPSFHDTRHPVTNSTSHNNRVPIRASSHEEFSDYSEHEGDIVSPKPVHKPFFRRLSFKGLKKGKGFFHKQQSDEVELSHSDHRRDKHSKSKLSKIVVECRKEGVVNSLMGENPDGTQKWEKSRLALIKAIGGYMLEFYSPPKAVKPRDGVFCSAITEARETTALEMPDHENTFVLKTQSAEFVIEAHDSADMRSWLATIRYCMRNAHLNSMGTNSHDATDGTGHGAAGGSDGDRLRANSASKSSRSAHDHGNEVGNPPELPPRLRTKSNSNLELCSSQQEIEQLPNEGELDLAVSLREYPWFHGTLPRSDAAQLVLHSATNGHGVFLVRQSETRKGEFVLTFNFQGRAKHLRMTLNDQGHCRVQHLCFPAILDMLDHFRQNAIPLESGGTADVMLTEFVVATHMTRPPVHPVATTNPQAAQERRPAAAPEPREVQTYGGSIRTRMESLERLEQQNADQQASTSGRAVQNTYSFL, from the exons ATGAGTGTTTATAACGTATCGGCGGGGAACACGGGGAATGCCGCGGGGAACAACGCCGTCGGGACGCCTGAGGGTGCCGACGACTGGATGGAATTCTGCGACAGACACGCCCGCGCATCCGCCTCGGATTTTGCCAAGGCTTTCTGCACGTATGTCAGTCTCAATTTGCCGGAGAGCGCAAGGGCTACGTTGTCGCATAGGGACTTCTTGAGGAAGTTCATTGATACCTTCTGCGAACACTTCGAGAGCGAGTATCTCAGACGAAGTGCCAG TTTCACGACACACAATCCATTGTTCACGACAATTTGCGTGCGTAACATATCTCTTTGTACCCGAGTTACGAGCAAACAAATTTCCAGATCTCCATCATTCCACGACACTCGTCACCCAGTAACCAACTCAACTAGTCACAATAATCGAGTCCCAATTCGTGCGTCATCGCACGAAGAGTTCAGTGATTATTCCGAGCACGAGGGTGACATAGTCTCTCCGAAGCCAGTGCACAAGCCCTTCTTCCGGCGGCTTTCGTTCAAGGGCCTCAAGAAGGGAAAGGGCTTTTTTCACAAGCAACAGAGCGATGAGGTCGAACTATCGCACAGCGATCATCGGCGAGATAAGCACTCCAAGTCGAAACTCTCGAAGATTGTGGTGGAGTGCAGGAAGGAGGGAGTCGTCAATTCCCTTATGGGAGAAAATCCTGATGGTACACAAAAATGGGAGAAGTCGAGGTTGGCTCTGATCAAGGCCATTGGTGGTTACATGCTGGAGTTTTACTCGCCACCGAAGGCTGTCAAGCCTAGGGACGGTGTTTTCTGCTCAGCTATAACTGAGGCCAGGGAAACAACTGCCCTGGAAATGCCGGATCATGAGAATACGTTTGTCCTAAAGACACAGAGCGCTGAGTTCGTAATCGAAGCTCATGATTCTGCGGACATGAGGTCGTGGTTGGCGACTATCAG GTATTGCATGAGAAACGCGCACTTGAACTCCATGGGCACCAACAGCCATGACGCGACTGATGGAACTGGACACGGAGCTGCTGGAGGCAGTGACGGGGACAGATTGAGAGCCAACTCGGCGAGCAAATCGTCAAGATCTGCTCACGATCATGGAAATGAAGTGGGAAATCCCCCCGAGTTGCCGCCCAGACTCAGAACGAAGAGTAACAGTAATTTGGAATTGTGCTCCTCTCAACAAGAAATTGAGCAAT TGCCTAATGAAGGAGAACTCGATCTTGCTGTGAGTCTCAGGGAGTATCCTTGGTTCCATGGGACATTGCCACGATCAGACGCCGCGCAACTTGTGCTTCATAGCGCTACCAATGGTCATGGGGTATTCTTAGTACGACAGAGTGAAACGCGAAAGGGAGAGTTTGTTCTTACATTCAATTTCCAAGGGAGAGCAAag CATCTTCGAATGACCCTAAATGATCAGGGTCATTGTCGCGTGCAACACCTATGTTTTCCAGCAATTCTTGACATGTTGGATCACTTCCGGCAGAATGCAATACCCCTGGAGTCTGGTGGTACAGCCGACGTGATGCTAACTGAATTCGTTGTGGCGACACACATGACGAGACCACCAGTGCATCCAGTAGCAACGACAAATCCCCAGGCAGCCCAGGAGAGGAGACCAGCAGCTGCCCCAGAGCCAAGAGAA GTACAGACATACGGTGGATCAATAAGGACTCGAATGGAGTCGCTAGAGAGACTAGAGCAGCAGAATGCTGATCAACAGGCATCTACGAGTGGTAGGGCAGTACAAAATACATACAGTTTTCTCTGA
- the LOC135168762 gene encoding SH2B adapter protein 1 isoform X3: MSVYNVSAGNTGNAAGNNAVGTPEGADDWMEFCDRHARASASDFAKAFCTYVSLNLPESARATLSHRDFLRKFIDTFCEHFESEYLRRSARSPSFHDTRHPVTNSTSHNNRVPIRASSHEEFSDYSEHEGDIVSPKPVHKPFFRRLSFKGLKKGKGFFHKQQSDEVELSHSDHRRDKHSKSKLSKIVVECRKEGVVNSLMGENPDGTQKWEKSRLALIKAIGGYMLEFYSPPKAVKPRDGVFCSAITEARETTALEMPDHENTFVLKTQSAEFVIEAHDSADMRSWLATIRYCMRNAHLNSMGTNSHDATDGTGHGAAGGSDGDRLRANSASKSSRSAHDHGNEVGNPPELPPRLRTKSNSNLELCSSQQEIEQLPNEGELDLAVSLREYPWFHGTLPRSDAAQLVLHSATNGHGVFLVRQSETRKGEFVLTFNFQGRAKHLRMTLNDQGHCRVQHLCFPAILDMLDHFRQNAIPLESGGTADVMLTEFVVATHMTRPPVHPVATTNPQAAQERRPAAAPEPREVQTYGGSIRTRMESLERLEQQNADQQASTSGRAVQNTYSFL, encoded by the exons ATGAGTGTTTATAACGTATCGGCGGGGAACACGGGGAATGCCGCGGGGAACAACGCCGTCGGGACGCCTGAGGGTGCCGACGACTGGATGGAATTCTGCGACAGACACGCCCGCGCATCCGCCTCGGATTTTGCCAAGGCTTTCTGCACGTATGTCAGTCTCAATTTGCCGGAGAGCGCAAGGGCTACGTTGTCGCATAGGGACTTCTTGAGGAAGTTCATTGATACCTTCTGCGAACACTTCGAGAGCGAGTATCTCAGACGAAGTGCCAG ATCTCCATCATTCCACGACACTCGTCACCCAGTAACCAACTCAACTAGTCACAATAATCGAGTCCCAATTCGTGCGTCATCGCACGAAGAGTTCAGTGATTATTCCGAGCACGAGGGTGACATAGTCTCTCCGAAGCCAGTGCACAAGCCCTTCTTCCGGCGGCTTTCGTTCAAGGGCCTCAAGAAGGGAAAGGGCTTTTTTCACAAGCAACAGAGCGATGAGGTCGAACTATCGCACAGCGATCATCGGCGAGATAAGCACTCCAAGTCGAAACTCTCGAAGATTGTGGTGGAGTGCAGGAAGGAGGGAGTCGTCAATTCCCTTATGGGAGAAAATCCTGATGGTACACAAAAATGGGAGAAGTCGAGGTTGGCTCTGATCAAGGCCATTGGTGGTTACATGCTGGAGTTTTACTCGCCACCGAAGGCTGTCAAGCCTAGGGACGGTGTTTTCTGCTCAGCTATAACTGAGGCCAGGGAAACAACTGCCCTGGAAATGCCGGATCATGAGAATACGTTTGTCCTAAAGACACAGAGCGCTGAGTTCGTAATCGAAGCTCATGATTCTGCGGACATGAGGTCGTGGTTGGCGACTATCAG GTATTGCATGAGAAACGCGCACTTGAACTCCATGGGCACCAACAGCCATGACGCGACTGATGGAACTGGACACGGAGCTGCTGGAGGCAGTGACGGGGACAGATTGAGAGCCAACTCGGCGAGCAAATCGTCAAGATCTGCTCACGATCATGGAAATGAAGTGGGAAATCCCCCCGAGTTGCCGCCCAGACTCAGAACGAAGAGTAACAGTAATTTGGAATTGTGCTCCTCTCAACAAGAAATTGAGCAAT TGCCTAATGAAGGAGAACTCGATCTTGCTGTGAGTCTCAGGGAGTATCCTTGGTTCCATGGGACATTGCCACGATCAGACGCCGCGCAACTTGTGCTTCATAGCGCTACCAATGGTCATGGGGTATTCTTAGTACGACAGAGTGAAACGCGAAAGGGAGAGTTTGTTCTTACATTCAATTTCCAAGGGAGAGCAAag CATCTTCGAATGACCCTAAATGATCAGGGTCATTGTCGCGTGCAACACCTATGTTTTCCAGCAATTCTTGACATGTTGGATCACTTCCGGCAGAATGCAATACCCCTGGAGTCTGGTGGTACAGCCGACGTGATGCTAACTGAATTCGTTGTGGCGACACACATGACGAGACCACCAGTGCATCCAGTAGCAACGACAAATCCCCAGGCAGCCCAGGAGAGGAGACCAGCAGCTGCCCCAGAGCCAAGAGAA GTACAGACATACGGTGGATCAATAAGGACTCGAATGGAGTCGCTAGAGAGACTAGAGCAGCAGAATGCTGATCAACAGGCATCTACGAGTGGTAGGGCAGTACAAAATACATACAGTTTTCTCTGA
- the LOC135168762 gene encoding SH2B adapter protein 1 isoform X2 gives MSVYNVSAGNTGNAAGNNAVGTPEGADDWMEFCDRHARASASDFAKAFCTYVSLNLPESARATLSHRDFLRKFIDTFCEHFESEYLRRSASFTTHNPLFTTICVRNISLCTRVTSKQISRSPSFHDTRHPVTNSTSHNNRVPIRASSHEEFSDYSEHEGDIVSPKPVHKPFFRRLSFKGLKKGKGFFHKQQSDEVELSHSDHRRDKHSKSKLSKIVVECRKEGVVNSLMGENPDGTQKWEKSRLALIKAIGGYMLEFYSPPKAVKPRDGVFCSAITEARETTALEMPDHENTFVLKTQSAEFVIEAHDSADMRSWLATIRYCMRNAHLNSMGTNSHDATDGTGHGAAGGSDGDRLRANSASKSSRSAHDHGNEVGNPPELPPRLRTKSNSNLELCSSQQEIEQLPNEGELDLAVSLREYPWFHGTLPRSDAAQLVLHSATNGHGVFLVRQSETRKGEFVLTFNFQGRAKHLRMTLNDQGHCRVQHLCFPAILDMLDHFRQNAIPLESGGTADVMLTEFVVATHMTRPPVHPVATTNPQAAQERRPAAAPEPREVRVSSGSLTPLE, from the exons ATGAGTGTTTATAACGTATCGGCGGGGAACACGGGGAATGCCGCGGGGAACAACGCCGTCGGGACGCCTGAGGGTGCCGACGACTGGATGGAATTCTGCGACAGACACGCCCGCGCATCCGCCTCGGATTTTGCCAAGGCTTTCTGCACGTATGTCAGTCTCAATTTGCCGGAGAGCGCAAGGGCTACGTTGTCGCATAGGGACTTCTTGAGGAAGTTCATTGATACCTTCTGCGAACACTTCGAGAGCGAGTATCTCAGACGAAGTGCCAG TTTCACGACACACAATCCATTGTTCACGACAATTTGCGTGCGTAACATATCTCTTTGTACCCGAGTTACGAGCAAACAAATTTCCAGATCTCCATCATTCCACGACACTCGTCACCCAGTAACCAACTCAACTAGTCACAATAATCGAGTCCCAATTCGTGCGTCATCGCACGAAGAGTTCAGTGATTATTCCGAGCACGAGGGTGACATAGTCTCTCCGAAGCCAGTGCACAAGCCCTTCTTCCGGCGGCTTTCGTTCAAGGGCCTCAAGAAGGGAAAGGGCTTTTTTCACAAGCAACAGAGCGATGAGGTCGAACTATCGCACAGCGATCATCGGCGAGATAAGCACTCCAAGTCGAAACTCTCGAAGATTGTGGTGGAGTGCAGGAAGGAGGGAGTCGTCAATTCCCTTATGGGAGAAAATCCTGATGGTACACAAAAATGGGAGAAGTCGAGGTTGGCTCTGATCAAGGCCATTGGTGGTTACATGCTGGAGTTTTACTCGCCACCGAAGGCTGTCAAGCCTAGGGACGGTGTTTTCTGCTCAGCTATAACTGAGGCCAGGGAAACAACTGCCCTGGAAATGCCGGATCATGAGAATACGTTTGTCCTAAAGACACAGAGCGCTGAGTTCGTAATCGAAGCTCATGATTCTGCGGACATGAGGTCGTGGTTGGCGACTATCAG GTATTGCATGAGAAACGCGCACTTGAACTCCATGGGCACCAACAGCCATGACGCGACTGATGGAACTGGACACGGAGCTGCTGGAGGCAGTGACGGGGACAGATTGAGAGCCAACTCGGCGAGCAAATCGTCAAGATCTGCTCACGATCATGGAAATGAAGTGGGAAATCCCCCCGAGTTGCCGCCCAGACTCAGAACGAAGAGTAACAGTAATTTGGAATTGTGCTCCTCTCAACAAGAAATTGAGCAAT TGCCTAATGAAGGAGAACTCGATCTTGCTGTGAGTCTCAGGGAGTATCCTTGGTTCCATGGGACATTGCCACGATCAGACGCCGCGCAACTTGTGCTTCATAGCGCTACCAATGGTCATGGGGTATTCTTAGTACGACAGAGTGAAACGCGAAAGGGAGAGTTTGTTCTTACATTCAATTTCCAAGGGAGAGCAAag CATCTTCGAATGACCCTAAATGATCAGGGTCATTGTCGCGTGCAACACCTATGTTTTCCAGCAATTCTTGACATGTTGGATCACTTCCGGCAGAATGCAATACCCCTGGAGTCTGGTGGTACAGCCGACGTGATGCTAACTGAATTCGTTGTGGCGACACACATGACGAGACCACCAGTGCATCCAGTAGCAACGACAAATCCCCAGGCAGCCCAGGAGAGGAGACCAGCAGCTGCCCCAGAGCCAAGAGAAGTAAGAGTCAGCAGCGGAAGTCTCACACCTCTCGAGTGA
- the LOC135168780 gene encoding cell cycle checkpoint protein RAD1-like: MQSQNDEYQLVAKLANLKTVVQLLRSVNFRENAMCFASENGLKITVEDSKCIQANAYLPTNVFQEYDLKDDAIFKINLTVLVECLGMFWSQISAAGTSVGLQIYYRGNGYPVTVLIEEDGIITDCSLKTQEIEELLDFQIPPEKVLNKVILQTELLRDIWSELDPSCEFIELLLSPKAPYFQIGTDGLAGECRIELPHDSDLIDSFECKTEASFYYKFAHMKPAMRALGCANKVSLRTNDNGLLCFQYMVKTDEGHTCYVEYYLSPVLDTDD, encoded by the exons ATGCAGTCACAGAATGATGAATATCAACTCGTTGCGAAATTAGCGAATCTCAAGACAGTGGTGCAACTGTTGAGATCTGTCAACTTTCGAGAG AACGCGATGTGTTTTGCATCTGAAAACGGTCTAAAAATCACGGTGGAGGACTCAAAATGCATCCAAGCAAACGCTTATCTCCCTACGAATGTTTTTCAAGAGTACGACTTGAAAGACGACGCGATATTCAAGATAAATTTAACGGTTCTGGTCGAGTGCCTGGGAATGTTTTGGAGTCAGATTTCAGCAGCAGGAACATCAGTGGGTCTACAAATTTATTACAGAGGGAATGGATACCCAGTGACAGTGCTCATTGAGGAGGATGGAATAATTACAGATTGTTCGCTGAAAACTCAAGAAATCGAGGAACTTCTGGACTTTCAAATTCCACCGGAAAAAGTACTCAATAAAGTTATCCTGCAGACGGAATTATTGAGGGATATCTGGAGTGAATTGGATCCGAGTTGTGAGTTTATTGAG TTATTACTTTCTCCGAAGGCTCCATATTTCCAAATTGGAACTGACGGATTGGCTGGTGAATGCAGGATAGAGTTACCTCATGACAGTGATCTGATTGACAGTTTCGAGTGTAAAACGGAGGCCAGCTTCTACTACAAATTTGCCCACATGAAACCAGCGATGAGAGCCCTGGGGTGTGCAAACAAAGTCTCACTGAGGACGAATGACAATGGATTGCTTTGCTTCCAGTATATGGTAAAGACTGATGAAGGACACACCTGTTATGTGGAATATTAC CTGTCTCCAGTGCTGGATACTGACGACTAA